In Anaerostipes hadrus ATCC 29173 = JCM 17467, a single genomic region encodes these proteins:
- the trpS gene encoding tryptophan--tRNA ligase, whose product MKQVILTGDRPTGRLHVGHYVGSLKERVRLQNSGKFDEIYIMIADAQALTDNAEHPEKVRQNIMQVALDYLACGLDPEKVNIFIQSMVPELTELSFYYMNLVTVARVQRNPTVKAEIKQKNFEASIPVGFFTYPISQAADITAFRATVVPAGEDQMPMVEQCKEIVHKFNSVYGETLTDPQIVLPDNQACLRLPGIDGKAKMSKSLGNCIYLSDEPQDIKKKVMSMFTDPNHLRVEDPGQVEGNPVFIYLDAFCKPEYFEEFWPEYNNLDELKAHYQRGGLGDVKVKKFLNKVLQAELEPIRERRKMWEAKLPEVAEILQQGTKAARAKAQETMKDVRHAMRIDYFNEEGLF is encoded by the coding sequence ATGAAACAGGTAATATTAACAGGAGACAGACCAACGGGACGACTGCATGTTGGACATTATGTAGGATCTTTAAAAGAACGAGTGAGACTGCAGAATTCTGGTAAATTCGACGAAATTTATATCATGATCGCTGATGCCCAGGCATTAACAGATAATGCAGAACATCCAGAGAAAGTAAGACAGAACATTATGCAGGTAGCACTTGATTATCTTGCATGTGGGTTAGATCCAGAGAAAGTCAATATCTTTATTCAGTCTATGGTACCAGAACTTACAGAACTGTCTTTCTACTATATGAACTTAGTTACAGTTGCAAGAGTGCAGCGTAACCCAACAGTAAAAGCAGAGATCAAACAGAAGAATTTTGAAGCAAGCATTCCAGTTGGATTTTTCACATATCCGATCAGTCAGGCAGCAGATATCACTGCATTTAGAGCAACGGTCGTACCAGCAGGAGAAGATCAGATGCCAATGGTAGAGCAGTGCAAAGAGATCGTACACAAGTTTAACTCTGTATATGGAGAGACATTAACAGACCCACAGATCGTACTGCCAGATAATCAGGCATGTTTAAGACTTCCAGGAATCGACGGAAAAGCGAAGATGAGTAAATCTCTTGGAAACTGTATTTACTTATCTGATGAACCACAGGATATCAAGAAGAAAGTAATGTCCATGTTTACAGATCCAAATCATTTAAGGGTTGAAGATCCAGGACAGGTAGAAGGTAATCCAGTATTTATCTACTTAGATGCGTTCTGTAAACCAGAATACTTTGAAGAGTTCTGGCCAGAATACAATAACTTAGATGAATTAAAAGCCCATTATCAGCGTGGAGGACTTGGAGATGTCAAAGTGAAGAAGTTCTTAAACAAAGTACTTCAGGCAGAATTAGAACCAATCCGCGAGAGAAGAAAGATGTGGGAAGCAAAACTTCCAGAAGTTGCAGAAATTCTTCAGCAGGGAACAAAAGCTGCAAGGGCAAAAGCACAGGAAACAATGAAAGATGTGCGTCATGCGATGAGAATCGATTATTTTAATGAAGAAGGATTATTTTAA
- a CDS encoding Na+/H+ antiporter NhaC family protein — protein sequence MEKQKKNLGSVAFLPLIVFLVCYVGCGITFTLMGADDPFGKFPRHVALLAGCAVALLLNRSMDVKDKLNIMTTNMGNSGVMMIVLIYLMAGGFQGAAAAMGGKDSVVNLCLHVIPVTFLIPGVFLMCCFISTSIGTSMGTIAAMAPIAINVAQGAHLNVAIVGAAVIGGSYFGDNLSMISDTTISAAEGCGSEMKDKFK from the coding sequence ATGGAGAAACAAAAGAAAAATCTAGGATCTGTGGCCTTTCTTCCACTGATCGTATTTCTAGTATGTTATGTAGGATGTGGAATTACATTTACCTTGATGGGAGCAGACGACCCATTTGGAAAATTTCCACGTCATGTCGCACTTTTGGCAGGATGTGCGGTAGCACTTCTTTTAAACAGAAGTATGGATGTAAAAGATAAATTAAATATTATGACGACAAACATGGGAAATTCTGGAGTTATGATGATTGTTTTGATTTATCTGATGGCAGGGGGATTTCAGGGAGCAGCAGCGGCAATGGGAGGAAAAGATTCTGTTGTTAATCTATGTCTTCATGTGATTCCAGTAACATTTTTGATTCCAGGTGTATTTTTAATGTGCTGTTTTATTTCTACATCGATAGGAACATCCATGGGAACCATTGCAGCAATGGCACCAATCGCGATCAATGTGGCACAGGGAGCACACTTAAATGTTGCGATCGTTGGAGCAGCAGTGATCGGAGGTTCTTATTTTGGAGATAACCTTTCCATGATTTCTGATACAACGATCTCAGCAGCAGAAGGATGCGGTTCTGAGATGAAAGATAAGTTTAAATGA
- a CDS encoding Na+/H+ antiporter NhaC family protein, which produces MNFFIALPAAIVAMILYSVVGGTGSGAIKAGSYNIIEVLPYLIVLGAALMGINVAVVLFVGILSAGIIGFCVGSCGFFDWIQAIGNGMSDMFSISMVAILVSGIIGIVREYGGVEWLVGAISGKIKNRRGAEYGIGLMSGILSAAMVNNTIAIIVTCPIAKEIGEKYKIAPKRLASLVDIFACAFISLMPHDGGMLMITALADVSPLNVLKYSFYMFGLIIATCVTIQFGLMDEKN; this is translated from the coding sequence ATGAACTTCTTTATCGCATTACCGGCTGCGATCGTGGCAATGATCCTTTATTCAGTGGTCGGAGGTACTGGAAGTGGAGCAATCAAGGCAGGAAGTTACAATATCATTGAAGTCCTTCCATATCTTATCGTTCTTGGAGCAGCATTGATGGGGATTAACGTTGCAGTTGTACTTTTTGTAGGAATCCTCTCTGCAGGTATTATCGGATTTTGTGTGGGAAGCTGCGGATTTTTTGACTGGATTCAGGCAATTGGAAATGGTATGAGTGATATGTTTAGTATCAGTATGGTTGCGATCTTGGTATCTGGAATCATTGGTATTGTTCGCGAATATGGCGGAGTTGAGTGGCTGGTAGGAGCGATTAGTGGCAAGATCAAGAATAGACGTGGTGCAGAATATGGAATCGGGCTGATGTCAGGAATTCTTTCCGCGGCAATGGTAAATAACACGATTGCTATTATTGTTACTTGTCCGATCGCAAAAGAAATCGGTGAAAAATACAAGATTGCACCAAAGAGACTTGCCAGTCTGGTAGATATCTTTGCCTGTGCATTTATCTCATTGATGCCACATGATGGAGGTATGTTAATGATCACGGCACTCGCAGATGTGTCACCACTTAATGTGTTAAAATATTCATTTTATATGTTTGGATTGATCATTGCTACTTGTGTGACGATACAGTTTGGATTGATGGATGAGAAAAATTAG
- the sstT gene encoding serine/threonine transporter SstT, protein MKNLLQKWNSLSLIVRILIGLIIGAILGVAAPKATGLALLGDLFVGALRAVAPILVFVLVIASLANSKSNGAKNMRIVIILYMLTTFIGAVVAVCGSFLFPITLRLGKAATSEAAPPTGVLEVLKNLLMNIVSNPVDSLVKANYIGILAWAVVFGLALKAATPGTKKALHDISAAVTKAVHWIINCAPFGILGLVYNTVSTNGLSIFTDYGKLLALLVGCMLFTVFVTNPIIVFSMLRRNPYPLILKCLKESGLTAFFTRSSAANIPMNMALCEKLGLNEDNYSVSIPLGSTINMDGAAITITVMSLAAAHTMGISVDIPTAIILSVLAAVSACGASGVAGGSLLLIPLACSLFGISNDVAMQVVGVGFIIGVVQDSVETCLNSSSDVLLTATAELYQRRKAGEDIVLIPNK, encoded by the coding sequence ATGAAAAACTTATTGCAAAAGTGGAATAGCTTAAGTCTGATCGTAAGAATCTTAATCGGTCTGATCATCGGTGCTATTCTTGGTGTAGCTGCTCCAAAAGCAACAGGGCTTGCTCTACTTGGAGATTTATTTGTTGGTGCTCTTCGTGCTGTAGCCCCAATCCTTGTATTTGTACTTGTCATTGCTTCTTTAGCAAATTCTAAGAGCAACGGTGCAAAAAATATGCGTATTGTTATCATCCTTTATATGCTAACAACTTTTATTGGTGCTGTTGTCGCAGTATGTGGAAGTTTTCTCTTCCCAATCACATTACGTCTTGGAAAAGCTGCTACATCTGAAGCCGCTCCTCCAACGGGTGTGTTAGAAGTATTAAAGAACTTATTAATGAATATCGTATCAAACCCTGTTGATTCCCTTGTAAAGGCAAACTACATCGGTATCCTTGCATGGGCTGTTGTTTTTGGACTTGCATTAAAAGCTGCAACTCCTGGAACTAAAAAAGCTCTTCATGATATCTCTGCTGCAGTTACAAAAGCTGTACACTGGATCATCAACTGTGCTCCATTTGGTATTCTTGGACTTGTATATAACACTGTATCTACAAACGGATTAAGCATCTTTACTGATTATGGTAAACTTCTTGCCCTATTAGTTGGATGTATGTTATTTACTGTATTTGTAACAAACCCAATCATCGTATTTAGTATGCTTCGCAGAAACCCATATCCACTGATCTTAAAATGCTTAAAAGAAAGTGGTTTAACAGCATTCTTTACAAGAAGTTCTGCTGCAAACATTCCTATGAACATGGCTCTTTGCGAAAAACTGGGATTAAATGAAGATAACTATTCTGTATCTATCCCTCTTGGTTCTACGATCAACATGGATGGTGCTGCGATCACGATCACAGTTATGTCTCTTGCAGCTGCTCATACAATGGGTATCTCTGTTGATATTCCTACAGCAATCATCTTAAGTGTCTTAGCTGCTGTTTCTGCATGTGGTGCTTCTGGTGTTGCTGGTGGATCCCTGCTGTTGATCCCTCTTGCATGTTCTTTATTTGGTATCTCAAATGATGTTGCCATGCAGGTTGTTGGTGTTGGATTCATCATCGGAGTAGTACAGGATTCTGTTGAAACTTGCTTAAACTCTTCTTCTGATGTATTACTTACAGCAACTGCTGAGTTATATCAGAGAAGAAAAGCTGGGGAAGATATTGTATTGATCCCTAATAAATAA